From Echinicola jeungdonensis, the proteins below share one genomic window:
- a CDS encoding zinc metallopeptidase — protein sequence MLLILIVVVFAIIGYVVSKRLKGKFRKYSQIALKANLSGKEIAELMLADHGISNVQVNCVEGKLTDHYNPQNRTVNLSPDVYYGRNAAATAVSAHECGHAVQHAKAYSWLQLRSAMVPLQNASGRILNIVLIASLFGGFLIGLPYEFIGAIVVGAYGIMTLFTLVTLPVEFDASRRALAWVQERNIVTEKEYGMSKDALKWAAMTYVVAALASLATLAYYIFVFFGARD from the coding sequence ATGCTATTAATTTTAATTGTCGTAGTATTTGCGATTATTGGCTATGTGGTAAGTAAACGCCTGAAGGGTAAATTCAGGAAGTACTCACAGATTGCCCTGAAAGCTAATTTGTCCGGTAAGGAAATTGCCGAATTAATGTTAGCAGATCATGGTATAAGTAATGTGCAAGTCAATTGTGTAGAGGGAAAACTTACAGACCACTATAACCCACAGAACAGAACGGTAAATCTTAGCCCGGATGTTTATTACGGAAGGAATGCCGCTGCTACAGCCGTTTCTGCTCACGAATGCGGTCACGCTGTGCAACATGCGAAAGCCTATTCCTGGCTTCAATTGAGGTCTGCCATGGTACCCCTTCAAAATGCTAGCGGGAGAATTTTAAATATTGTATTGATTGCCTCCTTGTTTGGGGGCTTTTTGATCGGCTTGCCTTATGAATTCATTGGGGCCATTGTGGTCGGGGCTTATGGTATCATGACCCTTTTCACACTTGTGACCCTTCCAGTGGAATTTGATGCCAGCCGCAGGGCATTGGCGTGGGTTCAAGAAAGGAATATTGTAACCGAAAAAGAATATGGAATGTCCAAGGATGCTTTGAAATGGGCAGCGATGACCTATGTGGTTGCTGCATTGGCCTCACTGGCTACCTTGGCTTATTATATATTCGTTTTCTTTGGAGCGAGAGATTAA
- a CDS encoding geranylgeranylglyceryl/heptaprenylglyceryl phosphate synthase, which yields MVNNTKGIAQRLQHLRQTGKKGLALLIDPEKSQNLDKLKNITNIAQSGGADFVFVGGSQVTEKNIDLTIETIKNECKEIPVLLFPGHVNQVSKAADGILFISLISGRNPEFLIGQHVAAAPLLAKSKLEILPTGYMLVDGGSLTSVHYLSQTVPLPNDKPTLAVATALAGSFLGLQYLFMDAGSGAKNPVSQKLIKGVKNNTHCPLIVGGGIDSVDKAKKAWSAGADLVVMGNGVEKSPDLLTGALDYLHLYNLSLHVN from the coding sequence ATGGTAAATAATACCAAGGGAATAGCCCAAAGGTTGCAACATCTACGCCAGACCGGAAAAAAAGGTCTGGCTTTGCTTATTGACCCCGAAAAAAGCCAAAACCTTGATAAACTAAAAAACATTACCAACATTGCCCAGAGTGGGGGGGCTGATTTTGTTTTTGTAGGGGGCAGTCAGGTCACAGAAAAAAACATCGACCTGACCATTGAAACCATCAAAAATGAATGTAAAGAAATTCCGGTCCTTTTATTTCCAGGCCATGTAAACCAAGTCAGCAAAGCTGCGGATGGAATTTTGTTCATTTCCTTAATTTCAGGAAGAAACCCTGAATTTTTAATTGGACAACATGTTGCGGCGGCACCATTATTAGCAAAATCAAAGCTGGAAATTTTGCCCACGGGCTATATGCTGGTGGATGGTGGGTCCTTGACCAGTGTACATTATCTCAGCCAAACCGTTCCACTTCCCAATGATAAACCCACTTTGGCCGTGGCTACTGCCTTGGCAGGGTCTTTTTTGGGATTACAGTATTTATTTATGGATGCAGGAAGTGGAGCCAAAAATCCAGTGTCCCAGAAATTGATCAAAGGAGTAAAAAACAATACCCATTGTCCCTTGATAGTGGGAGGGGGTATAGACTCAGTGGATAAAGCGAAAAAAGCCTGGTCTGCAGGGGCAGACTTGGTTGTAATGGGTAATGGCGTAGAAAAAAGCCCCGATCTTTTGACCGGGGCTTTGGATTATCTTCATCTTTATAACTTATCCCTGCACGTTAATTAG
- the panD gene encoding aspartate 1-decarboxylase — protein MQIQLLKSKIHRVKITQAELHYVGSITIDEELMEAANIIENEKVQIVNVNNGERLETYVIKGERGSGMVCLNGPAARKAQVGDVVIIISYATMDFEEAKKYKPLVVFPDDSNKL, from the coding sequence ATGCAAATTCAGTTATTGAAATCCAAGATTCACCGTGTTAAGATTACCCAGGCCGAATTACATTATGTGGGAAGCATTACCATAGATGAAGAATTGATGGAAGCGGCCAATATCATTGAAAATGAAAAGGTGCAAATTGTCAATGTAAACAATGGTGAAAGGCTGGAAACCTATGTGATCAAAGGAGAAAGAGGTAGTGGAATGGTTTGCCTGAATGGCCCCGCAGCTAGGAAAGCCCAAGTGGGAGATGTTGTGATTATTATTTCTTATGCAACTATGGATTTCGAAGAAGCCAAAAAATATAAACCCCTGGTGGTATTTCCAGATGATTCTAATAAATTATAA
- a CDS encoding lysylphosphatidylglycerol synthase transmembrane domain-containing protein — MRLSTKQWIQVGISLVVAIWIFWFLYKDVKMESLLEALQQASLFWIFMSVFISVLGYGLRAWRWKLLIEGDVGKKVKSSHSFWALMVGYLVNLLVPRAGEVARCGVLKRTDNLQVSKLLGTVILERMIDLLFLLGVMVLAFVVEHEVFVQLAGDLVSLETLAVSLKSYMPLLLGGVILIGIILNWVRKRYRDHGLVQKFQHFMREFFQGMKSLRQVTHPKSFWMASTCIWIIYFLMMYFVAIAIPSTANLSPSAVLMVMVMGSIGMIAPVQGGIGTFHALVAFILMTYGLTEEEGKIIAVIIHSSQVLTVLLLGALGLFMVAKITLVAKLKPEKLRSK, encoded by the coding sequence TTGAGACTTAGTACTAAGCAATGGATCCAAGTAGGCATTTCCTTGGTGGTAGCCATTTGGATCTTTTGGTTTTTGTATAAAGATGTGAAAATGGAAAGCCTGTTGGAAGCACTTCAGCAGGCTTCTCTCTTTTGGATCTTTATGTCTGTATTTATTTCCGTATTAGGTTATGGGCTCCGGGCATGGCGTTGGAAGCTCCTCATTGAAGGGGATGTTGGCAAAAAGGTAAAATCATCTCATTCCTTTTGGGCATTGATGGTGGGCTATTTGGTTAATCTCCTGGTTCCCCGGGCAGGCGAAGTGGCCCGTTGCGGGGTGCTAAAAAGAACCGATAATCTTCAGGTAAGTAAATTGCTGGGTACAGTGATTTTGGAAAGGATGATAGATTTATTGTTTTTGCTCGGGGTAATGGTTCTTGCCTTTGTAGTTGAACATGAAGTTTTTGTCCAATTAGCTGGAGATCTGGTCAGTTTAGAAACCTTGGCAGTAAGCCTAAAAAGTTACATGCCCCTTTTGTTGGGAGGGGTGATCCTTATTGGAATCATCCTAAATTGGGTTAGGAAAAGGTACAGGGACCATGGACTGGTCCAAAAATTCCAACATTTTATGCGGGAATTTTTTCAGGGAATGAAAAGCCTTCGGCAAGTTACCCATCCCAAAAGTTTTTGGATGGCCTCTACTTGTATTTGGATCATTTATTTTTTGATGATGTACTTTGTGGCCATTGCCATTCCAAGCACTGCCAATTTGTCCCCTTCCGCTGTTTTGATGGTCATGGTGATGGGAAGTATCGGCATGATAGCTCCTGTTCAGGGGGGGATTGGAACTTTTCATGCACTTGTAGCTTTTATTTTGATGACATATGGTCTTACTGAAGAGGAAGGCAAAATTATTGCTGTGATCATCCACAGCAGTCAGGTTTTAACGGTGCTGTTATTGGGTGCCTTAGGATTATTTATGGTAGCAAAAATTACCTTGGTAGCAAAACTAAAGCCTGAGAAGTTACGTAGTAAATAA
- a CDS encoding helix-turn-helix domain-containing protein, giving the protein MEYYNKVIESVGVRFTRGNNYKVERPVTITDYVDSENTLILLHHGSLKFGDEQELVNEGEILFVPAGRACRISYGTVTKRNELSNENFIENKKKHLQSISFKDIKNVEEDCVTQLSFEAKVFDVVNFFNSLGIPPFIIRFNDKIAAIIEDVVKESEQNTPGKERVIKLHTELLVVELVRHILKNRLFVEEMSTNSTYFKDPRLIDMFNYIKKNIGGDLSNKVLAKVANVSEDYVGQYFKMLTGINPQDYIEYQRMEAAVELLRTTKKSIRDIGKEVGYKDTAYFCRRFKMMYGLPAGKMRRRESLINVQG; this is encoded by the coding sequence ATGGAATATTACAATAAAGTCATAGAATCTGTAGGTGTACGGTTCACGAGAGGCAATAACTATAAAGTTGAACGACCAGTTACCATTACAGATTATGTGGACAGTGAAAATACTTTAATCCTATTGCACCATGGTTCCCTTAAATTTGGGGATGAACAAGAATTGGTTAATGAAGGCGAAATCCTTTTTGTTCCTGCTGGAAGGGCTTGTAGAATTTCGTATGGCACGGTTACCAAAAGAAATGAACTTTCTAATGAAAATTTTATAGAAAATAAGAAAAAGCACCTTCAATCCATTAGTTTTAAAGACATCAAAAACGTTGAAGAAGATTGTGTTACTCAATTAAGCTTTGAAGCCAAGGTTTTTGATGTGGTTAATTTTTTTAATTCTTTAGGGATTCCTCCATTTATTATCAGGTTCAATGATAAAATTGCCGCTATCATAGAAGATGTTGTAAAAGAGTCTGAACAAAATACTCCCGGAAAAGAAAGGGTAATTAAACTCCATACCGAATTATTAGTAGTGGAGCTGGTTCGTCATATTTTGAAAAACAGGCTATTTGTGGAAGAAATGTCTACCAACAGCACTTATTTCAAAGATCCCCGATTGATCGATATGTTCAATTATATCAAGAAAAATATTGGGGGCGATTTGTCCAATAAGGTTTTAGCTAAGGTGGCCAATGTATCAGAAGATTATGTAGGGCAATATTTCAAAATGTTGACAGGCATCAATCCCCAAGATTATATTGAATACCAAAGAATGGAAGCAGCTGTAGAGCTGCTTAGAACTACCAAAAAGAGCATCCGTGATATTGGTAAGGAAGTGGGGTACAAAGATACCGCCTATTTCTGCAGGAGATTTAAGATGATGTATGGATTGCCGGCAGGAAAAATGAGAAGGAGAGAGTCCCTAATTAACGTGCAGGGATAA
- a CDS encoding TIGR00730 family Rossman fold protein produces the protein MREESDKLELTEEERIRRAFKEKDWSEIKSANSWVIFKVMSEFVEGFEKLAKIGPCVSIFGSSRTPQEDKYYQIAEEIAAKLVRHGYGVITGGGPGIMEAGNKGAHQAKGKSVGLNIQLPFEQFNNIYIDQDKLITFDYFFVRKVMFVKYAQGFIVLPGGFGTMDELFEAMTLIQTKKIGRFPIVLVGKEFWGGLIQWIKEIMMEKHRNISPEDLDLFSVVDSASEAVKVIDEFYTKYLLSPNF, from the coding sequence ATGAGGGAAGAATCAGATAAATTAGAATTGACAGAAGAAGAAAGAATTAGAAGGGCATTTAAAGAAAAAGATTGGAGTGAAATAAAAAGTGCCAACTCCTGGGTTATTTTTAAAGTAATGTCCGAATTTGTGGAAGGATTTGAAAAACTGGCCAAAATAGGGCCTTGTGTTTCTATATTTGGATCCTCGAGAACCCCTCAGGAGGATAAATATTATCAAATTGCAGAAGAAATTGCGGCCAAACTCGTTCGGCATGGATATGGGGTGATTACTGGAGGTGGTCCAGGGATTATGGAAGCCGGTAACAAAGGAGCCCACCAAGCCAAGGGAAAATCAGTTGGCCTTAATATACAGTTGCCTTTTGAACAGTTCAACAACATATATATCGATCAGGACAAACTGATCACCTTTGATTACTTTTTTGTCCGCAAAGTCATGTTTGTTAAATATGCCCAGGGCTTTATAGTCCTTCCAGGTGGATTTGGAACCATGGATGAATTATTTGAAGCCATGACCCTGATCCAGACCAAGAAAATTGGCCGTTTTCCCATAGTTTTGGTGGGAAAAGAATTTTGGGGTGGACTGATCCAATGGATAAAGGAAATTATGATGGAAAAACATCGAAATATCAGTCCAGAGGATCTGGACCTTTTTTCGGTGGTGGATTCAGCATCCGAAGCCGTAAAAGTCATTGATGAATTTTACACCAAATATTTGTTGTCTCCCAACTTTTGA
- a CDS encoding acyl-CoA dehydrogenase: MNFELTEEQMAVQQAARDFANSELLPGVIERDSQGKFPHRQVKNMAELGFMGMMVDPKYLGGGMDTISYALALEEISKIDASAAVIMSVNNSLVCWGLEKYGSIEQKEKYLKGLASGKKLGAFCLSEPEAGSDATSQKTTAVKQGDHYLINGTKNWITNGGSADIYLVMAQTDPQKGYKGISTFILEKGMKGFTVGKKEEKLGIRSSDTHSLMFTDVKVPLANRISEEGFGFTFAMETLDGGRIGIAAQALGIASGAYELALSYAKERKTFGKAISQHQAIQFKLADMATEIEAARLLVMKASRLKDQGKPFSQESAMAKLYASQVAMDVTIEAVQVHGGYGYVKEYHVERLLRDAKITQIYEGTSEIQKIVISRNLLR, translated from the coding sequence ATGAATTTTGAGCTAACCGAAGAGCAAATGGCGGTCCAACAGGCAGCAAGGGATTTTGCCAATAGTGAATTACTTCCTGGGGTAATAGAAAGGGATTCACAAGGGAAATTCCCCCATAGACAGGTGAAAAATATGGCCGAATTGGGTTTTATGGGTATGATGGTGGATCCCAAATATCTTGGTGGGGGTATGGATACCATTTCTTATGCCTTGGCCTTGGAAGAAATTTCCAAAATTGATGCTTCAGCAGCCGTTATCATGTCAGTGAACAATTCTTTGGTTTGTTGGGGCCTGGAAAAGTACGGGTCCATTGAGCAAAAAGAAAAATACTTGAAGGGTCTGGCCAGTGGAAAAAAATTGGGTGCATTTTGTCTATCAGAACCTGAAGCAGGTTCTGATGCCACTTCCCAAAAAACTACAGCGGTCAAGCAAGGGGATCATTACTTGATTAATGGTACTAAAAATTGGATTACTAATGGTGGATCGGCCGATATTTATTTGGTTATGGCCCAGACTGATCCTCAAAAAGGCTACAAAGGAATATCCACCTTTATTTTGGAAAAAGGGATGAAGGGTTTTACTGTGGGAAAGAAAGAGGAAAAATTGGGAATTAGAAGTTCAGATACCCATTCCCTTATGTTTACCGATGTAAAAGTACCCTTGGCCAACAGGATTAGTGAAGAGGGTTTTGGTTTTACTTTTGCCATGGAGACTTTGGATGGAGGAAGGATTGGCATTGCAGCCCAGGCATTGGGAATTGCATCCGGGGCATATGAATTGGCTTTGTCTTATGCTAAGGAGCGAAAAACTTTTGGAAAAGCCATCAGCCAACATCAAGCCATACAGTTTAAACTTGCCGATATGGCTACCGAAATAGAGGCTGCTCGTTTGTTGGTAATGAAAGCTTCCCGCCTTAAAGACCAAGGAAAACCTTTTTCACAGGAAAGTGCGATGGCCAAGTTGTATGCTTCTCAAGTCGCCATGGACGTTACAATAGAGGCGGTTCAGGTTCATGGAGGGTATGGGTATGTTAAGGAATACCATGTAGAACGGCTTTTGAGGGATGCTAAAATTACCCAGATTTATGAAGGTACCTCCGAAATTCAAAAAATAGTGATATCTAGGAACCTATTAAGATAA
- a CDS encoding lytic transglycosylase domain-containing protein — protein MRKYHLIFIYGLIAIQFVLLFILIAQKNGYGGLGQKFQNQEGGRISVRPDVSLFPLPENLEFAGEEVPLDQPDILERWEREIYVNVSWESNTLLMMKRAGKYLPRIREILVENHIPKDFQYVALVESGLRNVVSPAGARGFWQFLEGTAKQYGLEVNEEVDERYHWEKATSAACQYFQDSYDRFGNWTSVAASYNMGRRGLTRRMNDQIMPDYYGLLLNEETSRYVFRVLAFKEIFENPGYYGYNIRDKDKYHLPTFRNIRVTNSIDDLAKWAREQNSTYKELKLYNPWLRTGQLTLKKGEEYEIKLPKK, from the coding sequence TTGAGAAAATACCATTTAATCTTCATATATGGCTTAATTGCCATTCAGTTTGTCCTGTTGTTTATATTAATAGCCCAAAAGAATGGATATGGTGGTCTGGGCCAAAAGTTTCAAAATCAAGAGGGTGGCCGTATTTCAGTTCGTCCCGATGTTTCCCTATTCCCCTTGCCTGAAAATTTGGAATTTGCCGGGGAAGAAGTTCCCTTGGACCAACCTGATATTTTAGAGCGTTGGGAGCGCGAGATTTATGTCAATGTTTCCTGGGAATCCAATACCTTATTAATGATGAAAAGGGCAGGGAAATATCTGCCAAGGATCAGGGAAATCCTAGTTGAGAACCATATTCCAAAGGATTTCCAGTATGTGGCCTTGGTGGAGTCAGGTCTTAGAAATGTGGTCTCCCCGGCAGGTGCAAGAGGTTTTTGGCAGTTTTTGGAAGGGACAGCTAAGCAATATGGCCTAGAGGTCAATGAAGAGGTAGATGAACGGTACCATTGGGAAAAGGCCACCTCGGCTGCTTGCCAGTATTTCCAGGATAGTTATGACAGGTTTGGAAATTGGACTTCAGTTGCTGCCAGTTATAATATGGGCAGAAGAGGGCTTACCCGGAGGATGAATGACCAAATTATGCCCGATTATTATGGCCTGCTCTTAAATGAGGAAACCAGCCGGTATGTTTTTCGGGTTTTGGCCTTTAAAGAAATTTTTGAAAACCCTGGTTATTATGGGTATAATATAAGGGATAAGGATAAATACCACCTTCCTACTTTTAGGAATATAAGGGTAACCAATAGTATCGATGATTTGGCAAAATGGGCCAGGGAACAAAATAGTACCTACAAAGAATTGAAGCTTTATAATCCATGGTTGAGAACTGGACAATTAACGCTAAAAAAAGGAGAGGAGTACGAAATCAAATTACCTAAAAAATAA
- a CDS encoding YkgJ family cysteine cluster protein gives MNLKEKSQAVIELFNQLEMETQKYTCQSKLNCFKGCSQCCSQPNVSATVLEFLPLAFELHRLGKAEETLDQITSRKPEAFCIILKQLSPSQDAGKCSFYAQRGLICRLFGNAARLNKNGKRELITCKLLKEKKAQEFFSLSEKLTNGLNIPISRDFYLQLYSIDYHLAGQQIPINKAIQKSIEAVLSYYFYTEGEAV, from the coding sequence ATGAATTTAAAGGAAAAGTCCCAGGCAGTCATTGAGTTATTCAATCAACTGGAAATGGAAACCCAAAAATACACATGCCAATCCAAACTCAATTGTTTCAAGGGGTGCAGCCAATGTTGTTCCCAACCCAATGTTTCAGCGACAGTGTTGGAATTTCTTCCCTTGGCATTTGAACTACACCGATTGGGAAAAGCAGAGGAAACCCTGGATCAAATTACTTCTAGGAAGCCGGAAGCCTTTTGTATAATATTAAAACAGTTAAGTCCCAGCCAGGATGCGGGTAAATGTTCCTTTTATGCCCAAAGAGGCCTTATTTGCAGGCTTTTTGGGAATGCAGCCAGATTGAACAAAAACGGAAAAAGGGAATTGATAACCTGCAAGTTATTAAAAGAAAAAAAGGCCCAGGAATTTTTTTCTTTATCAGAAAAACTAACAAACGGTTTGAACATTCCAATATCCAGGGACTTTTACCTTCAGCTTTATTCCATTGACTATCATCTAGCTGGCCAACAAATCCCCATCAATAAGGCCATTCAAAAATCCATTGAAGCGGTATTGTCATATTATTTTTATACGGAAGGAGAGGCAGTATGA
- a CDS encoding phage holin family protein: protein MLNFSEIGNTIKKLIEVRIQILKKDIEEELSSIVTRITILILMVIASILVLLFASLALAFYFGELTYSNYLGFLYVALIYLLFFLILYIIKDQRGLQNGIQNVLKKFVFFSKNNKKTND, encoded by the coding sequence ATGCTAAACTTCTCCGAAATCGGCAATACAATCAAAAAACTGATTGAAGTTAGAATACAAATTCTGAAAAAGGATATAGAAGAAGAGTTGTCATCCATAGTCACTAGGATCACCATCTTAATCCTCATGGTAATTGCATCTATTTTGGTGCTATTATTTGCAAGCTTGGCCTTGGCTTTTTATTTTGGTGAACTAACCTATTCCAATTACCTGGGTTTTTTATATGTGGCCTTAATTTATTTATTGTTCTTTTTAATCCTCTATATTATCAAAGACCAAAGGGGATTACAGAATGGGATTCAGAATGTTTTGAAAAAGTTTGTCTTTTTCTCAAAGAATAACAAAAAGACCAATGACTGA